From Streptomyces sp. 6-11-2, one genomic window encodes:
- a CDS encoding ABC transporter ATP-binding protein, whose product MNLLEVRDLEVTYPSGAAAVRGVDLALASGEKLGIAGESGCGKSTLALALLRLLPAGTRVGGEILLDGEDVLAMKWGRVRAVRWAGASIVFQGAMHSLNAVHRVGDQIAEPILLHRRATPAGARKKTGELLEQVGLPAARADAYPHELSGGQRQRVMIAMALACDPRLVIADEPTTALDVMIQAQILRLIERLVSEQDLGLLMISHDLAVLADTCDRLAVMYAGRVVEEGPARQVYEDARHPYGRALSEAFPRIGDPASRFAPRGLAGDPPDPSAVPSGCAFHPRCPVALDLCGTRDQFLRDAGPRRRAACVHLDARAGAPEAETTEDDVRSSTP is encoded by the coding sequence TTGAACCTGCTCGAGGTGCGCGATCTGGAAGTGACGTATCCGTCGGGGGCGGCCGCGGTGCGCGGGGTGGACCTCGCGCTCGCGTCCGGCGAGAAGCTCGGCATCGCGGGCGAGTCCGGCTGCGGCAAGTCGACGCTGGCGCTGGCGCTGCTGCGGCTGCTGCCGGCCGGGACCCGGGTCGGCGGCGAGATCCTGCTCGACGGCGAGGACGTGCTGGCCATGAAGTGGGGCCGGGTGCGGGCGGTGCGCTGGGCGGGGGCGTCGATCGTCTTCCAGGGCGCGATGCACTCGCTCAACGCCGTGCACCGCGTCGGCGACCAGATCGCCGAGCCGATCCTGCTGCACCGCAGGGCCACGCCGGCAGGCGCGCGGAAGAAGACCGGTGAACTGCTGGAGCAGGTGGGGCTGCCGGCCGCGCGGGCCGACGCCTACCCGCACGAGTTGTCCGGCGGACAGCGGCAGCGCGTGATGATCGCGATGGCGCTGGCCTGCGACCCGCGGCTGGTCATCGCCGACGAGCCCACCACCGCGCTCGACGTGATGATCCAGGCGCAGATCCTGCGCCTGATCGAACGGCTCGTGAGCGAGCAGGACCTGGGCCTGCTCATGATCAGCCACGACCTCGCCGTGCTGGCCGACACCTGCGACCGGCTGGCGGTCATGTACGCGGGCCGCGTGGTGGAGGAGGGTCCGGCCCGGCAGGTCTACGAGGACGCCAGGCATCCCTACGGCAGGGCCCTGTCGGAGGCGTTCCCCCGCATCGGCGACCCGGCGTCCCGCTTCGCCCCCCGCGGTCTGGCGGGCGATCCCCCGGACCCGTCCGCCGTCCCCTCCGGCTGCGCCTTCCACCCCCGCTGCCCGGTCGCCCTCGACCTGTGCGGCACCCGGGACCAGTTCCTGAGGGATGCGGGCCCGCGCCGGCGGGCGGCCTGCGTCCACCTGGACGCGCGGGCGGGGGCGCCGGAAGCGGAGACGACGGAGGACGACGTGAGGAGCAGCACGCCATGA
- a CDS encoding ABC transporter ATP-binding protein — protein sequence MTTSSLLSVEGLRVVFPGRRGGAAARAVDGVDLDIRRGEIVALVGESGCGKTTLARSLLGLVPPTAGRVTFDGAPLDYSSRALKAYRKRAQLVLQDPSGSLNPRHTVYDAVAEGLRVHGYRGDERAAVAGALARAGLRPPERFFLRYPHELSGGQRQRVVIAGALVLEPELLVADEPVASLDASVRGEILALLLRLRAELGLSALVVTHDLGLAWNIADRVAVMYLGRIVETGEVEQVLTAPRHPYTQALLSVLPEAPGDPVVLAGEPPDPSRIPSGCRFHVRCQILASGEAERAGVAHACRGRDLEILGGGGKAQVACHWARTSAGAEAEEEAGAHEDAGAQTEA from the coding sequence ATGACCACATCCTCGCTGCTGAGCGTCGAGGGGCTGCGGGTCGTCTTCCCGGGCCGGCGGGGCGGGGCCGCGGCCCGGGCCGTGGACGGGGTCGACCTCGACATCCGGCGCGGCGAGATCGTGGCGCTGGTCGGCGAGTCGGGCTGCGGCAAGACGACGCTGGCCCGCTCCCTGCTCGGTCTGGTGCCGCCGACCGCGGGCCGCGTCACGTTCGACGGTGCCCCGCTCGACTACTCCTCCCGCGCGCTGAAGGCGTACCGCAAGCGGGCTCAACTGGTGCTCCAGGACCCGAGCGGCTCGCTCAACCCGCGGCACACGGTGTACGACGCCGTGGCCGAGGGGCTGCGCGTCCACGGGTACCGCGGGGACGAGCGGGCGGCGGTCGCCGGGGCCCTGGCGCGGGCGGGGCTGCGGCCGCCCGAGCGCTTCTTCCTGCGCTACCCGCACGAGTTGTCCGGGGGGCAGCGCCAGCGCGTGGTCATCGCGGGCGCCCTGGTGCTGGAGCCCGAACTCCTGGTCGCCGACGAGCCGGTGGCCTCCCTGGACGCCTCGGTGCGCGGCGAGATCCTGGCCCTGCTGCTGCGGCTGCGCGCCGAACTCGGCCTGTCCGCGCTGGTGGTGACGCACGACCTGGGGCTGGCCTGGAACATCGCGGACCGGGTCGCGGTGATGTACCTCGGCCGGATCGTGGAGACCGGCGAGGTGGAGCAGGTCCTGACCGCTCCCCGGCACCCGTACACCCAGGCCCTGTTGTCCGTACTGCCCGAGGCGCCCGGAGATCCGGTCGTCCTGGCGGGCGAGCCCCCGGACCCGTCCCGGATCCCCTCCGGCTGCCGCTTCCACGTCCGCTGCCAGATCCTGGCGAGCGGCGAGGCCGAGCGGGCGGGCGTCGCGCACGCGTGCCGCGGCCGGGACCTGGAGATCCTGGGCGGGGGCGGGAAGGCACAGGTGGCGTGCCACTGGGCGCGTACCTCGGCCGGGGCCGAGGCCGAGGAAGAGGCAGGAGCCCACGAAGATGCGGGGGCACAGACGGAGGCGTAG
- a CDS encoding bifunctional riboflavin kinase/FAD synthetase: protein MQRWRGLEDIPQDWGRSVVTIGSYDGVHRGHQLIIEHAVDRARQLGVPAVVVTFDPHPSEVVRPGSHPPLLAPHHRRAELMAGLGVDAVLVLPFTAEFSKLSPADFVVKVLVDKLHAKAVVEGPNFRFGHKAAGNVEFLAEQGKTYDFEVEVVDLYVTGEAGGGEPFSSTLTRRLVAEGDVQGAREILGRPHRVEGVVVRGAQRGRELGFPTANVETLPHTAIPADGVYAGYLHAQGEVMPAAISVGTNPQFDGTERTVEAYAIDRVGLDLYGLHVGVDFLDFVRGQAKFDSLEAFLETMAEDVEKCRRLVAADAKTV, encoded by the coding sequence GTGCAGCGCTGGCGTGGCTTGGAGGACATCCCCCAGGACTGGGGGCGCAGCGTCGTCACCATCGGCTCCTACGACGGAGTCCACCGCGGACACCAGCTGATCATCGAGCACGCCGTGGACCGCGCCCGCCAACTGGGCGTCCCGGCCGTCGTCGTCACCTTCGACCCGCACCCCAGCGAGGTCGTGCGTCCCGGCAGCCACCCGCCGCTGCTCGCCCCGCACCACCGCCGTGCCGAGCTGATGGCCGGACTGGGCGTGGACGCGGTCCTCGTCCTGCCCTTCACCGCCGAGTTCTCGAAGCTGTCCCCGGCCGACTTCGTCGTCAAGGTGCTGGTCGACAAGCTGCACGCCAAAGCCGTCGTCGAGGGCCCGAACTTCCGCTTCGGGCACAAGGCGGCCGGCAACGTCGAGTTCCTGGCCGAGCAGGGCAAGACCTACGACTTCGAGGTCGAGGTCGTCGACCTGTACGTCACCGGAGAGGCGGGCGGCGGCGAGCCGTTCTCCTCGACCCTGACCCGCCGCCTGGTCGCCGAGGGCGACGTCCAGGGCGCCCGGGAGATCCTGGGCCGCCCGCACCGGGTCGAGGGCGTCGTGGTCCGCGGCGCCCAGCGCGGCCGTGAGCTGGGCTTCCCCACGGCCAACGTCGAGACCCTCCCGCACACCGCGATCCCCGCCGACGGCGTCTACGCCGGTTATCTGCACGCCCAGGGCGAGGTCATGCCCGCCGCGATCTCCGTGGGCACGAACCCGCAGTTCGACGGCACCGAACGCACGGTGGAGGCGTACGCCATCGACCGGGTGGGCCTCGACCTGTACGGCCTGCACGTCGGCGTCGACTTCCTGGACTTCGTCCGCGGCCAGGCGAAGTTCGACTCGCTGGAGGCATTCCTGGAGACGATGGCCGAGGACGTCGAGAAGTGCCGGCGGCTCGTCGCGGCGGACGCCAAGACGGTGTAG